In the Streptomyces sp. NBC_00525 genome, one interval contains:
- a CDS encoding ABC transporter ATP-binding protein, with translation MTSTSTATTVLDAGGVTMRFGGLTAVRGVDLTVNSGEIVGLIGPNGAGKTTFFNCLTGLYVPTEGTVRYKGTVLPPKPHLVTQAGIARTFQNIRLFANITVLENVLVGRHTRTKEGLWSALLRLPGFNRAEQAGRERAMELLEFIGLQNKADHLARNLPYGDQRKLEIARALASDPGLLLLDEPTAGMNPQETRVTEDLIFAIRDQGIAVLVIEHDMRFIFNLCDRVACLVQGEKLVEGTPSEVQSDERVVAAYLGTPFEGAPGAEEVAEVEKAEAEAHTGTDAHTEEEDNR, from the coding sequence ATGACCAGCACCAGCACCGCCACGACCGTGCTCGACGCCGGCGGGGTCACCATGCGCTTCGGCGGCCTCACCGCCGTACGGGGCGTCGACCTCACCGTCAACTCCGGCGAGATCGTCGGTCTCATCGGCCCCAACGGCGCCGGCAAGACCACCTTCTTCAACTGCCTCACCGGTCTCTACGTCCCCACCGAGGGCACCGTCCGCTACAAGGGCACCGTCCTGCCGCCCAAGCCCCACCTCGTCACCCAGGCAGGCATCGCCCGCACCTTCCAGAACATCCGGCTCTTCGCCAACATAACCGTCCTGGAGAACGTCCTCGTCGGACGCCACACCAGGACCAAGGAAGGACTCTGGTCCGCCCTCCTGCGCCTGCCCGGCTTCAACCGGGCCGAGCAGGCCGGCCGCGAACGCGCCATGGAACTCCTGGAGTTCATCGGCCTCCAGAACAAGGCCGACCACCTCGCGCGCAACCTCCCCTACGGGGACCAGCGCAAGCTGGAAATCGCCCGCGCCCTCGCCAGCGACCCCGGCCTCCTCCTCCTGGACGAGCCCACCGCCGGCATGAACCCGCAGGAAACCCGCGTCACCGAAGACCTCATCTTCGCCATCCGGGACCAGGGCATCGCCGTCCTCGTCATCGAGCACGACATGCGCTTCATCTTCAACCTCTGCGACCGCGTCGCCTGTCTCGTCCAGGGCGAGAAACTCGTCGAGGGAACCCCGTCCGAGGTCCAGAGCGACGAACGCGTCGTCGCCGCCTACCTCGGCACCCCCTTCGAAGGCGCCCCCGGCGCCGAGGAGGTCGCCGAGGTCGAGAAGGCCGAAGCGGAAGCCCACACCGGCACGGACGCGCACACGGAAGAGGAGGACAACCGATGA
- a CDS encoding ABC transporter ATP-binding protein — MTALLEVEDLRVAYGKIEAVKGISFTVESGQVVTLIGTNGAGKTTTLRTLSGLLKPLSGRILFEGQPLTNVPAHKIVAMGLAHSPEGRHIFPRLTITENLLLGAYLRTDKAGIEKDVQRAYDLFPILGERRKQAAGTLSGGEQQMLAMGRALMSQPKLLMLDEPSMGLSPIMMQKIMETIVELRASGTTILLVEQNAQAALSLADQGHVMEIGKIVLSGTGADLLHDESVRKAYLGED, encoded by the coding sequence ATGACCGCACTGCTCGAGGTCGAGGACCTCCGCGTCGCCTACGGCAAGATCGAAGCCGTCAAGGGCATCTCGTTCACCGTCGAGAGCGGCCAGGTGGTCACCCTCATCGGCACCAACGGCGCCGGCAAGACCACCACCCTGCGCACCCTCTCCGGGCTGCTCAAGCCGCTCAGCGGCCGCATCCTCTTCGAGGGACAACCACTCACCAACGTCCCCGCGCACAAGATCGTCGCCATGGGCCTCGCCCACTCCCCCGAGGGCCGCCACATCTTCCCCCGGCTGACGATCACCGAGAACCTCCTGCTCGGCGCGTACCTCCGCACCGACAAGGCGGGCATCGAGAAGGACGTCCAGCGCGCCTACGACCTCTTCCCCATCCTCGGGGAACGCCGGAAGCAGGCCGCCGGAACCCTCTCCGGCGGCGAGCAGCAGATGCTCGCCATGGGCCGTGCGCTGATGTCCCAGCCCAAGCTGCTCATGCTCGACGAGCCCTCCATGGGGCTCTCCCCGATCATGATGCAGAAGATCATGGAGACCATCGTCGAACTCCGGGCCTCCGGTACGACGATCCTCCTGGTCGAGCAGAACGCCCAGGCCGCGCTGTCCCTCGCGGACCAGGGCCATGTCATGGAGATCGGCAAGATCGTCCTCTCCGGCACCGGAGCGGACCTCCTCCACGACGAGTCCGTCCGCAAGGCGTACCTCGGCGAGGACTGA
- a CDS encoding ANTAR domain-containing response regulator: MTTPESPQPVADDDKSHVPPLTTRVVIAEDEALIRLDLKEMLEEEGYSVVGEAGDGQQAVELAREHRPDLVILDVKMPVLDGISAAEKIAEESIAPVLMLTAFSQRDLVERARDAGAMAYLVKPFSKSDVVPAIEMAVSRFSELKALENEVADLAQRLETRKLVDRAKSILQTDYGLSEPEAFRWIQKTSMDRRLSMQQLAEALIADAEEKKKAAE, translated from the coding sequence GTGACCACCCCCGAGTCGCCCCAGCCCGTCGCCGATGACGACAAGTCGCACGTTCCGCCGCTGACGACCCGTGTCGTCATCGCCGAGGACGAAGCGCTCATCCGCCTCGATCTCAAAGAGATGCTGGAAGAGGAGGGGTACTCCGTGGTGGGGGAGGCCGGGGACGGGCAGCAGGCCGTCGAGCTGGCTCGGGAGCACCGCCCGGACCTGGTCATCCTGGACGTGAAGATGCCCGTCCTGGACGGGATCTCCGCCGCCGAGAAGATCGCCGAGGAGTCCATCGCCCCGGTCCTCATGCTCACCGCGTTCTCGCAGCGCGACCTCGTGGAGCGGGCCCGGGACGCCGGGGCGATGGCGTACCTGGTGAAGCCGTTCAGCAAGAGCGACGTCGTCCCGGCCATCGAGATGGCCGTTTCGCGGTTCTCCGAGCTGAAGGCCCTGGAGAACGAGGTCGCGGACCTCGCCCAGCGGCTGGAGACGCGGAAGCTGGTGGACCGGGCGAAGAGCATTCTGCAGACGGACTACGGGCTGTCGGAGCCGGAGGCGTTCCGGTGGATCCAGAAGACGTCGATGGACCGCCGGCTGTCGATGCAGCAGCTCGCCGAGGCGCTGATCGCGGACGCCGAGGAGAAGAAGAAGGCCGCGGAGTAG